In Zunongwangia profunda SM-A87, the following proteins share a genomic window:
- a CDS encoding nuclear transport factor 2 family protein, giving the protein MDIKEFIDDWLEASNEYDTNRYLEMYHQDAFLDDTSVGRKFKGHEGIRNYFESYFIGYNTQIRLKDLIIKGNTAHLEVEFTGDFPEGEIGGIFDFTFREGRIAEAKADLVS; this is encoded by the coding sequence ATGGACATAAAAGAATTTATAGATGATTGGTTAGAAGCCAGTAATGAGTATGACACTAATCGGTATTTAGAGATGTATCACCAGGATGCCTTTCTTGATGATACATCAGTAGGTAGAAAATTTAAGGGACACGAAGGAATTAGAAATTACTTTGAAAGCTATTTTATAGGGTATAATACACAAATCCGTTTAAAAGACCTAATTATCAAAGGCAATACAGCGCATTTGGAAGTCGAATTTACAGGTGATTTTCCAGAAGGAGAAATTGGGGGCATATTTGATTTTACGTTCAGAGAAGGTAGGATTGCAGAAGCTAAGGCAGATTTAGTCTCCTAA
- a CDS encoding DNA-3-methyladenine glycosylase I produces MSYCTVIETMQEPRKSLHKNYHDHHYGFPIHNDDELFGRLLMEINQAGLSWETILKKEDNLRNAYSNFSIKKVAAYTEKDRERLLADAGIIRNKLKVNAAIVNAQAILAIQEEFGSFENWLEYHHPKTLQEWMKLFKKTFKFTGGEIVNEFLMSIGYLPGAHSKNCDIYQKILKENPMWNQ; encoded by the coding sequence ATGAGTTATTGCACAGTTATAGAAACAATGCAGGAGCCTAGAAAAAGCCTCCACAAGAATTATCACGACCACCATTATGGCTTTCCGATACATAATGATGATGAACTCTTCGGTAGGCTATTAATGGAAATCAATCAAGCCGGGCTGAGTTGGGAAACCATTTTAAAAAAAGAAGACAATTTACGTAATGCCTACAGTAATTTTTCTATTAAAAAAGTGGCCGCCTATACTGAAAAAGACCGCGAACGCTTACTCGCCGATGCGGGGATTATCCGCAATAAGCTAAAAGTAAATGCTGCTATTGTGAATGCACAGGCTATTCTAGCAATACAAGAAGAGTTTGGCTCTTTTGAAAACTGGTTGGAATATCATCATCCCAAAACATTACAGGAATGGATGAAACTTTTTAAAAAAACGTTCAAATTTACCGGAGGTGAAATTGTCAACGAGTTTTTGATGAGTATCGGATATCTGCCAGGAGCGCATTCAAAAAATTGTGATATATATCAAAAGATATTAAAAGAAAACCCAATGTGGAATCAATAA